ctttagatgggggtcagtgaccctaattgaaaagctggaaaaagagtaAGAAAGAtggaagatggcaaataatttaggaactataaaaaattaaacaatgaccaattgaaaagttgattagaactggccattctataacatactaaaagtttgcttaaaggtgaaccaccccttcttGTCTTGTAGACAGATAACCCCAACTGGATACACAATTACAACAGTAGAGAAAACTCCTTCAAAACACCTTTGCAATCTGAATGCCACAAATAAGCCTGATGTGTGGTAAGCTTCAATGTGTTTCCTATATGGTTACGTGGAGGTTGTAACTTGGTAACAGTTCTGTATGCAACCCCCTCCCCGCCCACAGTAAAAACAGCTTCCACTTCCCACAAAGGCACACACAGTTTCCTTTGTGATGTCAGCACAGTAGCCACAGGCCTTTAACATTAATTGTGATTGTGGCTAAATATATCATGAACACAGGTAAATAGGGGAGATTTAGAAAGATACAGTGTGCATTTTCCATGTCAGATAAGCATGCTACCATTCACAGTGTTTAGGCCCCAAAGCTGATGTGTGCTCTCAAAATACACATAAAGCAGCTATTTAGACCAACTGCAGGGGTCACAGTGTTTTTGGGAGCATTACCTTATTAGTTTGATCTGGCTGACAGCGTCCTATTTTTGCAATAGGAGAGGcagctttaaaaggtgaaaacaCTCATACGTAATTTAGTTTATTAAAATGACGAgcagtttaatttgaaaaattcatgatttctaAGACTAAAACTAtaataatgacaaaaaaataacattaaattagAAGTGCAAAGTTTAATATGCAGTCTATGAGAAATTGGCAAGTCCCTAAAATAAAATGATCCCATGATTTCAGTATTACAGACTGCTTGGCGCATTGTGAACATTATACTTTCATTGACTCTTCAGAGGCAAGGTAGaatgaaaaccacagaaaaagtctgtaacaacaacaacaaaaaagttggGGGAATGTGTTTAAGATTATCAATAAACCAACCTTTGTATGTATATTAACTTAATTAGGCATTTTATTAGTATGTCAGTCTTTACATAAATCAGTGCAGCAACATACTGAGCTAAGCCTTACTAAAGTGCCTTATCGGTATGATGCGCAAATCGTTAAATTTGCGAAAGAATCCTGTGTGCCCCACACACCTTTATAAAACTTGTGATTTCTCATCACAAAAAATAAGGTTAAATAGCACCAATAAGGATGAAGGAGAAAAAGACACTTATTAAAATTGGCCAGAGCTTTTTCTCCAGCAATGCACACATTTGGTTTTTACTCCATTTTGGAAGCAGTTCTTCTGAAACACACGGTCACAGCATAACCTAGGATGCACTGTGAATTTCCCTACTGTACAGGAGAATCTGTGAGGCTTTAGACAAATCAGAAATGTACTTTCAAGATTTATATCTGACAGATAACTTACTTTCCTACAAGCTATAAACTTCAGGTGCTCTCTAAAGGCACCCTGTTCACCTGCAGGGGGTGATGGAACTggcacataaataaatgtattataaatatttcaCTATGCCTCAAAACACTCAGCAACTGTTACACTGAATGTACATTCCTCTCATATTATCCACAGGACGGAATAAACTGTTTGAAACTCTTATATTGCAGCACTAAATGTAAAAGGCTCTGATTACTCCATCCCTTATTAATGACACAAAAAACATTGGGCATTTTATGGGCACAGGGAATGTAAAAAACGGTCTGATACATTATTGAGGTCTGAAGTATGTGCGATGCACATCAATGTCAATCATCTGATTTTACATTAGCTCACTGATGGTTAAGGCTGACACTGCAAAGGGTTATTGTTCCATTTTGCTAGGTGcacacaacttaaaaaaaatttgttttacaCCTTCTACCCTTTCTTGATCTCAATGATGGGGAAAAGTGACCACATTTGGATGAAGCCAATAACCCCTTCAAGGCCCTTTTGCAGAGCATTTAGGaacaacaaatgtaaaaaaataattaaaaagaaaaaaaaaaaaagacacagctATGCTGGCAGTCCTTCAGTGGCCTTcagaaaaaatcaaatcaaatcaaaagtacaaaaaaaaggaatggtAATAGGAATAAAACGTTTAGGATTTGTAATTCGATGTCAACCACATGAGACCTTCATAAAGTCCCTCTCCAGTATTTGCACAAGATGGCTGGACATACCAGTTTCTATCCCTAATGCGGGTAAGTCCAAGCTTTTCCTGGATCTCATGAGGTTTCATGGCATCTGCAAGGTCCTGTTTATTGGCAAAGATGAGAATGATGGCATCACGCATCTCTCGGTCATTAATAATTCTGTGGAGTTCCTGACGTGCCTCGTCAATTCGATCTCGATCAGCACAGTCGACAACAAAGATGAGACCCTGTGTTCCAGTATAGTAATGCCGCCAGAGAGGCCGAATTTTGTCCTGGCCACCTACATCCCAGACGTTAAATTTCACGTTTTTGTAGGTAACAGTTTCTACGTTGAAACCTACAGTTGGGATAGTGGTGACTGACTGTCCTAGCTTGAGTTTGTAAAGAATGGTCGTCTTCCCGGCAGCATCCAAACCCAACATCAAAATTCGCATCTCCTTATTCCCAAACATCTTGGATAGCATTTTACCCATGATGGAAGCTCTGAGTCCATACAGCTGGTCTGGATTTGAAAAAGAAGGAATATGGTGAACAAACCGAGAAAATAATGGTCAAACGACTTatagaagcaaaataaaataggaaagcagatacaatttgcaaaaaatttaatatatatatatatatatatatatatatatatatatatatatatacacagtgcttATGACTCTAGCAAAGCCAACAATATTCTTTTAGTATGCTTGTACAGAAATCTACACTATGCCCAAAATTGTGATGATAGAAGAATGCCTGCTGTTTGGGAAATAGATCACTTGTTTCCCCATTGCATCTATCAACACAGATAGCACCATTTCCAACCAAATCACTGTTAAAAATACAGTTAACCTCATATATTAATTCCCCAGAGTGTAAATCCTACAAGAAAATAAGAAGTTCAAATGGAAAAGTAAAAAGAACAATACAGTACAAGAAGCATCTACTCATACGGACACGGAGCTAAGCaggaaaaagaaatgaaaggaGTTTCACCTTACAAATGTAATGGTAGAAATGAAGGAGAAAGTAGACAGGCTTATAGTTAGAGGACTATGGGTAAGCGTATGTGGAATTTCGGATGGAGCACGAGGGCAAGCCAGCACACAAGGATGATGAAGTATCTCAAACTGGAAATAAAGAGGTGCCAGAGAGTAGAGTGTGTTCAGTCGGGGGAACATGAATTGCTCTTTCTCTCATTACTTTCTGAGGCCGCTCATGTATCCTAGACACTCACAATTATGAAGATTGAAGGGCCTCCCGGATCTCCGGCTCTCCGAACCGCCGGTCTAATCTCCGGCTGTCTTTTCCACTGGATCCGGAATCGGAAGGGCGCGGGCAATAGGACCACACTAACACTTACTGCGCACGCGCATTAGTCCAGCCCACCAACTATAACTTAATGCGCATGTGCAATGCAATGGGAAAGACGTGTATACGCGTGATTACGTTTCACTGCGCATACGTAACTGATTGTAGGACTTATGGAGCATGCGCGAAACTATTTTTCCGCCTCTTGACTCTCAATTGTGATGTTGTGTAAATGCTGTAGGGTCAGGTGTTGACGTGTAGGACGCGTATTTGTCCGCAAGATGTCCTTTAATATGTGCTATGATATTGTTTAGATACATTAAAGGAGTTGCCAGAACTTTCAGTATGATTCATAGtttcatattctgagacaattccgTTTTTATTTCCTGTGGTTTTTTTGATTaaccttttgttcagcagctctccagtttggaatgtcaGCAGGTATCTTTTGCTAATCCCAATTAACCTGggaaccaggcagtggtttgaaggagaggctggaataggagagggactgaaaagaAGCACAAgtaataaactgtaataataGCAATACAATTGGAGCCccgttttgaaagctggaaagggtcagaagaaaaaggctaattaaaacaatagaaaaaatagaaaatgaagactaattaaaaagttgcagTTTGCAGTCTTTGACATGTTCACCAACTAAATGTCTTTTTGCAACAcatattagagtcctgcagcgggtcgggtacccgtgcgtttagggttgccaccttttctggaaaaaaataccgaact
The sequence above is a segment of the Xenopus laevis strain J_2021 chromosome 8L, Xenopus_laevis_v10.1, whole genome shotgun sequence genome. Coding sequences within it:
- the arf6.L gene encoding ADP-ribosylation factor 6, translating into MGKMLSKMFGNKEMRILMLGLDAAGKTTILYKLKLGQSVTTIPTVGFNVETVTYKNVKFNVWDVGGQDKIRPLWRHYYTGTQGLIFVVDCADRDRIDEARQELHRIINDREMRDAIILIFANKQDLADAMKPHEIQEKLGLTRIRDRNWYVQPSCANTGEGLYEGLMWLTSNYKS